In Deltaproteobacteria bacterium, the genomic window CCTCAGTGTGCTTTTCTCTCATCGGCGTATCCTTTCCTGCCTGCGCCAACAGGCAGCCTTTCGTTTTTAGATTCGCGAAAGGGTACGCCTACCTATTTCCTATTTCCACACGCTTTGATCATAGCTCGCCAACGATCGTTACCTCGGCACAATCATCGACGAGCGGTTTAAGGTGTTGGCAAGGGTAGCCCTGGGCCGCATGGGCACGGTTTATCTTGCCGAACAAATCGACAACCAGAAAAAAGTCGCGCTTAAGATTCTGGATGCGCAATACTCAGCTAACCCAGAGTACGTTAAGGACTTTTGCCATTCAGCCCGGCTCGCTGCTGGGCTCAAGCACCCCAACGTTGCGACCGTATTGGACTTCGACCAGACCGCCGACGGTTGTCTGTTTGTCGTCTGCGACTACGTCGAGGGCGAGCCCCTGGACCGGGTGATTGAGGACGCCGGTCGCCTCGATGTCGCGCGTGCCGTGCGGTTCGCCGAACAGATCGCCGACGGACTTGCCGCGGCGCACCGCCGCGGGCTACTCCATAAAGACATCCGCCCCTGTAACATCATGGTGACGCCGGACAGCCAGGTGAAGATCACCGATTGCGGCGTGTCGCGGCCACTGGAGCATAGCTCGTCGACGCGATTGACCCAAGCGGACATGAGGCTTGCGACCCCTGAATATACTGCCCCCGAGCAAGCCAGCGGCGGCGAGCCGAGCGAGCAGACCGATATCTATCGCCTAGGCATCGTGCTGTATGAAATGTTGACCGGGCAGGTGCCCTTTAGAGAAGCGACTCAGCTGAGCACCTTACTAGCGCAGATCAACGATGCACCGCGGCCGCTGCGGCAATTGCGCCGGGAAATTCCCGAGGCTTTGGAATCCTTGGTCATGCAGTGCTTGGAAAAGAAGCCGGCCAAGCGTCCGCTGTCGATGGCGCGGCTCGCCAGAGACCTGAAGGCCTGCAGCAAAGCCGTCGAAACAGCGGCCCAAGCCCCTGTTGTGGTGCGCACACCGGTTGCGATACCGATGGCTTCGCCCACGGCGACTCCGTCGCGAGCGTCGGCAAAGCGCCAAGGAATGCGCTGGAAAGCGGTGAGTGCGGTGGCTTGGGCCTGGCCGCTTTCGTTGGCTATCTGGGATTTTTCTGGGAGTCGGTGCCAGTGCCGAGGACCTCCATTGCTCAACCGCGTGCGGCGCAGGCGCCGGCTCGCGAAGTTGCCGCGCCGGTGCCGGCTGTCGAGGCGCGCGCCAAAGAAGCCGACGGGGCGGTGCGCGCCGGACCCACCGACAACGAAGCGCTGAGAGACAGAGCGGCGCCAGCCAAAGCGGCGGAAGCCAAGCCGCTCGTGCTGGCGGCCAAGCCGCCGGTTATTTTGGACAAGCTGGTGCCGCCGGAGAAGAAAGCTGATGAGACTCCTAAGCCGGTGGAGGCCAAGCCGGCGAGCCAACCGTTACCGCCGGGGTCGCTGCCTGCGCCGCCACAAGCGCAACCGCAGCCGCCGCAGGTTGCCCGCGTCGACGAGAGGGATCTGGCGCGGTTGCACAACCAGATCGAGCAACGGCTGCGCAACCAGGGGCTTTTGAAAGTCAGCGATTCCGATCGCTGGGGAGTGACGATTGAAGCCAATGGTAGCGGCGTGGTGATGTTGCGCGGTGCTCTGCGCGATCAAAAGCTGCGTGACGAAGCCATTCGCGTGGTGCGCGATGTTGCCGGCGTTACCGATGTGCGCACCAACATCACCCTGCAGTTTGCTCCCGAAGGCAACTGATCGTTTGCAACGCGAGTGCACTTCGCGTCCTTCGTGGTGAATAAATCCTAGTCGTGGTATCTGCGCGCAGACTCACTTAAGCAAGTCGCGGCTCCAGGCGGTGATCTGTTGAGGATTGTTTTTGGCGTTGGCGCTGCAGCCACTTCCGATCGCTCCGGTGCTGGTAGTGGCGGCGGTCACCGTGCACCAACCATAGGCAGTGGCGAACTGAACCGAGCCCTGCACCACCGACAGTGCGCTTTGGCCGTCGTCGGCCACGCGCAAATCTATCTCGGCGTTGTTGACGATCGCCGTGCCG contains:
- a CDS encoding BON domain-containing protein — encoded protein: MPAVEARAKEADGAVRAGPTDNEALRDRAAPAKAAEAKPLVLAAKPPVILDKLVPPEKKADETPKPVEAKPASQPLPPGSLPAPPQAQPQPPQVARVDERDLARLHNQIEQRLRNQGLLKVSDSDRWGVTIEANGSGVVMLRGALRDQKLRDEAIRVVRDVAGVTDVRTNITLQFAPEGN
- a CDS encoding serine/threonine protein kinase codes for the protein MLARVALGRMGTVYLAEQIDNQKKVALKILDAQYSANPEYVKDFCHSARLAAGLKHPNVATVLDFDQTADGCLFVVCDYVEGEPLDRVIEDAGRLDVARAVRFAEQIADGLAAAHRRGLLHKDIRPCNIMVTPDSQVKITDCGVSRPLEHSSSTRLTQADMRLATPEYTAPEQASGGEPSEQTDIYRLGIVLYEMLTGQVPFREATQLSTLLAQINDAPRPLRQLRREIPEALESLVMQCLEKKPAKRPLSMARLARDLKACSKAVETAAQAPVVVRTPVAIPMASPTATPSRASAKRQGMRWKAVSAVAWAWPLSLAIWDFSGSRCQCRGPPLLNRVRRRRRLAKLPRRCRLSRRAPKKPTGRCAPDPPTTKR